The following are encoded together in the Apodemus sylvaticus chromosome 11, mApoSyl1.1, whole genome shotgun sequence genome:
- the LOC127696166 gene encoding growth-regulated alpha protein: MVSASRSLLCAALLLLLATSHQASGAPVANELRCQCLQTMAGIHLKNIQSLKVKPPGPHCSQTEVIATLKNGREACLDPEAPLVQKIVQKMLKGVPK, encoded by the exons ATGGTCTCAGCCAGCCGCTCACTTCTCTGCGCagcgctgctgctgttgctggccACCAGCCACCAGGCGTCAG GGGCGCCCGTCGCCAATGAGCTGCGCTGTCAGTGCCTGCAGACCATGGCAGGGATTCACCTCAAGAACATCCAGAGCTTGAAGGTGAAGCCCCCGGGACCCCACTGCTCCCAAACCGAAGTCAT agCTACACTCAAGAATGGACGCGAGGCTTGCCTTGATCCTGAAGCCCCCTTGGTTCAGAAGATTGTCCAAAAGATGCTAAA GGGTGTCCCCAAgtaa